Below is a window of Stygiolobus azoricus DNA.
TCCCTGAGGTATTTCTATGTCTTCTGTCACCTTAATGATAGAAGACCCTTCAATAAGAACTGTACCCTTATCAATTATCTTTTCACCATCAAAAATCTTGCCTACTAAAGCAATCATACAAAGAATATTTATGTGTTATAAAGTTAAATAGGGATAAGTATCATGCCATGTCCTAACGTATTATAGTCTGCTCATGAGTAAAGTACACTGCAGCTATATTAGCATACAAAAAAGTTGGAGGATTTATTCTTTCTAGCTAGTTATTACACCTCCCCACCTCCAGTAATTGTTCCTAAAATCTGAGATATGATGAAGGAATAACATCAATCCATTTACAGCAAATGCTAACGTTATATTAGGATTTACATGTCCTCCAATAATAGGACCAGCGGTGTAAATTGCTAATACTATGTCCTTATCCTTTTCCTGCCACTCGTCATTGATTAAAACCTTATTTTTAAACCTTAGATTGTGGAATTCGTTTAAACTTAAAGCCAATCTAATTTTAAAAATTTGCACTCCTTGTGTAGTTAGGTATAATATTAAATCCCTACCCTCACTCTAGCCTAATTGCATCAAGATTTCGTCCCCCTCCCTTGCAATAATCTCTTTATCGAGCTCAATCATATCTGCTATTACCCTGAAGTTTCTGCTTTCACCGTTAACAGTTATCCTTATCGGTTTACGCTTAAGATATAGCTTAGACACCTTTAGTTCTCCGTGCACTACGTTGATCTTAACTTCTTTATTATTCTCCTTTAATTCTCCCCAAGCTGAAGGCAAGATGAAGATCCAGTCTATCTCCTCTAGGTTAGGAGTTATCGTGAGAGTATTTGTAAACCCATCATACTTTAACCCCTCAAAAGCAGGGATAACAGAGATCGCTGATAAAGGTCTCATATAGTGTGAACCCCATTCTAAATGATCCCAGAAGTTCCCGGCTAGAGCATAACGTTCGTAAATCTCCTTTAAAACCTTTTTAGCCTCTTCTATCATCCCCTCATATGCTAAATGAGATGCAAGGTAGAATTCAACACCGGACCAAGGAGTGTCAAAATGAGGACTTGAGGGTAAGTTAAGGGCGTTTTTGTAAGCTCTACCTAATGGCCTAAATCCGTCAGGATATGCTCCATTTATAACTCCCTCCTCTTCCTTAAAGTTATATTTCATGATAAAGGCTAAAGTCTTCCTTATTATCTCTTCGTCTAAGAATTTCAACCCCAACAAAGTCGAATACCAATGCCCTAATAGTTGAGAGGCACAACTTGCCTTATCTCTGAATCCTGATAGGGGGTCAAACCAGAGGTCGAAGTATTCCCCATTCCACAAGTAGTCTTTCAGTTTCTGAACTAAACTTTGATAGTCATAACGTTTGTCTTTTCCTAACACAGATGAGGCTTCGTTAAACGCTTGTAATGCTGCTATCCACAGTATGGAAGTGAAAGAGGTTATCCCTAACATTGTCCAATCGTCGTAGGTTTGAACTGAAAGTGGAATCAAATCTCGTGCAAATAAGCTGTAAATAGTATTTCCTTCCGCCTTGGGAAGTACACCTAGCATATTATTTACTGTCCTCATCCACTCGAATCCAGCAGGCAATGAGTGATAAATTAACCCGTCATAAGTCTGAGTTTTAAATGTTGTCTCAATGGCAGATAAAGCCTTATCATATAACCTCTTTAAGAAATCCTTATCACCAGTCATCTTAGCCGTTAGATACCACATCAATACAAACTCGGGGTTTAGGTCTACTCTGTGATATTCGTCTACATTTAGACCGTCAGTGAAGAAGTGAGCTATTCTCCCTTTAGGATCCTTTCCAGTCTCTTTAACTATTTCCTTAACTACCTTCAACAATTTATTTAAGTCGGTAGAAATTGAGGGGTCTTTTTCAAGCCTTTCTAAGTACTTCTCTCTATTCTCTTTGAATGCTAATGCATAAACGGCATAAAGTGGAGTGTTATCCTCTATGCTCTTTGTCTGTTCGAGAATTCTCTTTGCAAGTTCAGGGAAAAGGACTATGAGAGAATATATAGCATAAGTCAGCACATCTATAGTATTCAATGCTGTGTGTAAGGGACCGTCAGTGTAAGGGAAATCGCCGTATTTTCTCTCATCAGCTGTGTTAAAATACCCTTCCCATATGCCAAAGAACCCATCCTTACCGAACCAACTTGTCTTAATGAGCGTTGTGAGTTGAGATCCTAAGAGATCTGCTATCCACTCCTCTACTCCCCTAGGTTTGTAAAGTAGGTCATGAAACTTTGTAGTCTTACCCTCGAGATAATTGAGATTTGATTTTACGTGATCTGACACTTCTTTACAACTTGTGAAAAAGTTCTCATAATAATGTCCTAATACCTTACCATCGGATAACACGTGATTAGGGAAATACCAAGAGAGTATGTAGGTTACCTCTTTTCCACTACCCTTTAGCATACCGTAAAGATTCCCTTCAGTTACCCTTAACTCGCCCTCTTCCTTATACCTCATCCAGAATTCGTAGTCAGGCTGTTTACCCAGAGTGATAGCAGTTGCGTTCTCTGCGATAACACTTAAACAGAGATTACCCTTATATCTCGGGTCTTTCGGCTCCACATCTCCAGTAAAGATTACTGTATTATCTGTGACTTTTATAGAACCTCTTTCATAGGGATTCTTAATACCAAAGATAAACTCAGTAGGATTGGATGATGATAGTTTGAATATAGCTACTGGTAAGGATGAGTTTTTTACATCACCTGGAATGAAGGGTGAGAAGGCTTTCATGCTTACAATAAAATCGTCTATGAATTTAACGTATGCAATAGGAGGTTCTCCAGTAAACTCTACCTGCTTTACGGGTCTCAACCAAGGAAGAGTATAGGGATTCCCACCGTGGTAATAGTTATATCCCTGAAGAAGCCTAACCTTCTTATTTTGTTTCGCTACTATGAAGCTATCCATCTCTGTTAAATAGTAAGTGTATCTAATGTCTTGTCTCTCTGCATAACCACCGTTATTAAATATTGTCCATTCGTAAAGCCTTCCATCAGCCCTTATCTCTAACGAACCAGTGCCCAAACCACCTAAAGGTATTCCGGAACCTAAGACGTAGGAGTGAAGGTATTTCATATAGATAGATAGTCTCTTTTTAGTTTAAATAATCTTTATTTATTAAGAGAGAGGAAGTTGGCATTAGGTATTTTCATTGCCTATCGTGTAGTAATGAGAATGATCGTGACGTAATTGCTGTTATTAATATAATGGGTCTCTGACTCTCTCGACTGCCCCTCAAATGTAATCCTGAACTAATGAGGGAAACCTCGCTGTCAGGGAGAAGTCAGAAAATACAATTCCTAGCAAGAATATATAACGCTCGTTCATAATCAGATCTGTAATGGAGTTCCCCTCAAACTGTGGTATTCCTATAGGTTCTTTAGGAACTGGAAAAATCGACTTCTATAAAGACTTAACAATCGGGAATATAACCATTATGAACAACTGGAGTAATCCGTTAGTTAGTGTAAAAGGATTTCACATAGTGGACCTCAATACTAATACGTTCTTACAAGGTAATCCCGCACGTTCTTCAGAGATAAAGTTTACCGTCAAGACTCCTGAATATATTCACGCTGATGCATTTTTCCCCGAGGTTACTTACAAGATTAAGAACCCTAACTTTACCATTAGGGTTTTTTCTCCTTTCATCCCAGGCAGTTTGAAAGATTCGTCACTTCCAGTAATAGTTTTTGAAGTGCATGGAAAGGGTACGATAGCCATATCTTTTCCTAACATAACAGGTAGTAGGCGATGGGGGAGGGTAAATTACAAGGTAAGGAGAAAAATTAACGGAGTATTAATGAAAAACCTTAGGGCTCTACAGTCTGATCCAGCTTATGGAGAGTTATTTCTTGGCTGTGAGGGCTGTAACGTTTATGTAGGGCATAGACATTGGATACCTGCAGCTACTGAGGGAATGACAGAAGACTTAAGAGTGTTCGACATTAAAAAACTAGAAAAAAGAGACGAAATTGACAAGTACGAAATACAGCCTTACGCTAGGGAGGAAATATCTGGAATAGTCTGGAGGGAAGTTGACGGTGTTGTAAGGTTCTATTTAGCATGGTTCTTTAACGGTAGGCCTCATCACTATCCTTACGGGCATTACTATGAAAATTGGTTTCACAGTGCTGTAGACGTTGCTAATTACGTTCACGATAAGGGTTTAGACGTAGAGTTAGACAAAAGTAGGGACTGGATAAACGAAGCGGTAAGAAACAGCATGTACGTCTTGACTTACAGTTGGCTAACTAAAGACGGTAGGTTTGCAATATATGAAGATCCAAAATATTCCCTTTTAATGAATACAATAGGAGGTATGACATGGGACGCAGTTTCATTCCTTCTCCTCGAGCTCTTTCCTGATCTAGTTAAGAGAATGGATGAGTACTTTGGTCAGTTTATTAGGTACGGAGAAGTTCCTCACGATTTGGGAGAGGAGAGTATTGAAGATCCCATATACGGGGCATCTTATCCTTATGCTTGGAATGATCTTGGTCCTACGTGGGTACTTATGATATTTAGGGATTATAAATACACTGATGATATTGATTTCCTTAGGAGAAATTTTGATAAAATGAAGAGTGTTATCGATTGGTTAGTTAATAGGGATGAGGATGGTGACGGTATTCCTGACTCTAGAGGGGGATTTGATAACTCTTACGACGGTACATATATGTACGGAGCGTCCTCTTACGTAGGCTCACTCTTTACTTGTGCGTTAAAGGCATTTATAAAGGCTGGGGAAATATTGGGGTATGACACTTCTAACTACGTCAAAGTCTTAGAAAAAGCTAAACAGACAATGCTCTCCTTATGGAACGGGAAATACTTCATCTCATGGAAACACGGTGAAAAGCAGAAAGATACTTGCATGAATTCTCAAATACTTGGAGAATTCTGGTGTGACTTACTGGAGTCAGGAAGTATAGTCGGAGATGACAAAGTAACCACAGCATTAAGGAGCATATACGAACTAAATGGAAGAGCTTCACCCTATTGTCTCGTAAATAGCGTTAACCCAGACGGTAGTATTGACACATCTACAGATCAGATGTTGTCATGTTGGCCTAGAATATCTTTTGCTGTAGCATCCCATATGATATTAAGGGGGATGGTTAAAGAAGGTCTAGAGATAGCGAGAAAGGAGTGGAATACAATATCAAATAGATATCCTTGGAATCAGCCATCCAAGATAAACAGCTTTACTGGAGAACATTTCGGTCTACCGTATTACATAGGTAGTTTGGCTATTTACCTTGTTAAGTTAGCATTAAAGAAAAAGGGAATTAGTATAAAAGACTAGACATGATTTGCAGATTCAAAATAAATTGACTTTATTTATTTATGTTCTAAATTTTTGAGGATGAACGTTAAATAAAAATCACTCATCCTTCTAACACAGTTTGTTTTTGTGACTCACTCCTTGCAAATATTACCGATGCTATGAAGACAAGAGGGAGAATTGAGACTACTTCCTGACTCGGCGAAAAAATAGCTATGAAAACTTCAGACACAGAGGACAGTATCCTTCCAGTATTCAACAACACTTGTCTATTCACTAAATAATCCATTAAGAACCTTCTGTCCATATTATTCCAATTAATGACGTCAATTATCGGATAAATTAATGGGCTAGTGACGTTATATATAACAAGGTAAACGAGAGGTAAACCCAATAAGACGAAAATACCAGATAGGACTAGCGTAAGTGAAGAAATGAGAACAAGCTTATACGGTCTGATCCTATCTATCAGTCTATCCCTTAACAAGTATACAGAAAATACGGACAATGATGTTAATATATAGTTTAAAACTGTGAAGTTGAAATAGGACTTCGAGATAGTATAAAGCAAGATAACGTTAAGACTTCCCAGTATATAGTTTACTCCACTAACTAAAGCTAATGATATCATAGTACTTCTATATGTCTTATTATCGTTAATCACTAAGAGCGAATTCCTTATGTTAAGCTTTACCGAGTCTATCTTAACGTCCTCGACAAAGAGCTGAGCAAATAGTAACAAGACAGCTGTTAAGACGAAAAGAATGCCATATCCCGAATTGTGAAAAATTGATAGTATAGATCCGTAAACTCCGGGTGATAATAAGCTAGTTATAAAGCCTAGATAAGTTGATTTATTGAAAAAGTTTAGTTTCTTAGGAGTGCGATAAAAGATTATATCCCAACCAGACCAGTAGAACCCTTGTGCTAATCCATAGAGTGAACCTACTATATCAATGTATTTAGGAGTATCTTTATTAAGAACAAAAATCACAAGATAAAAGAGTATGAATAGAAAGATCCCTATTCTATAATAGATAATTGATTGTTTCCATATAGATGATAAATGTCCAACTATTATATAACCTACTAAGATAAAGATGGAACTAATAAGGAGAAAATTAATAGTGTATAGGATGTTGGAATAAATGTAAATGTAAAGACCCAAAAGAGGGGCAGAGAAACTATTAGCCAAACTAAATAACCATGATGAAAATAGGAAATTTTTCTTCATTCGTATTTTTTCTTTTAGTGATATAAAATTAAGCTTTTCGTCTCATTTATTACGCGAGAAGAATGTTAACTCGTAAAAATCAAAGTAAGCGGTAAATAGGAATAAAAAAGAGATAAATTAATACCTTTTTATAACTTCAGGACTTCATTTATCTCCTTCTTCTTAGCGCTAATACTGCGGCTATTATTACAATAATTATTATGACAACGGCTACTGCTGCTATTG
It encodes the following:
- a CDS encoding aquaporin is translated as MQIFKIRLALSLNEFHNLRFKNKVLINDEWQEKDKDIVLAIYTAGPIIGGHVNPNITLAFAVNGLMLFLHHISDFRNNYWRWGGVITS
- a CDS encoding GH116 family glycosyl hydrolase; translation: MKYLHSYVLGSGIPLGGLGTGSLEIRADGRLYEWTIFNNGGYAERQDIRYTYYLTEMDSFIVAKQNKKVRLLQGYNYYHGGNPYTLPWLRPVKQVEFTGEPPIAYVKFIDDFIVSMKAFSPFIPGDVKNSSLPVAIFKLSSSNPTEFIFGIKNPYERGSIKVTDNTVIFTGDVEPKDPRYKGNLCLSVIAENATAITLGKQPDYEFWMRYKEEGELRVTEGNLYGMLKGSGKEVTYILSWYFPNHVLSDGKVLGHYYENFFTSCKEVSDHVKSNLNYLEGKTTKFHDLLYKPRGVEEWIADLLGSQLTTLIKTSWFGKDGFFGIWEGYFNTADERKYGDFPYTDGPLHTALNTIDVLTYAIYSLIVLFPELAKRILEQTKSIEDNTPLYAVYALAFKENREKYLERLEKDPSISTDLNKLLKVVKEIVKETGKDPKGRIAHFFTDGLNVDEYHRVDLNPEFVLMWYLTAKMTGDKDFLKRLYDKALSAIETTFKTQTYDGLIYHSLPAGFEWMRTVNNMLGVLPKAEGNTIYSLFARDLIPLSVQTYDDWTMLGITSFTSILWIAALQAFNEASSVLGKDKRYDYQSLVQKLKDYLWNGEYFDLWFDPLSGFRDKASCASQLLGHWYSTLLGLKFLDEEIIRKTLAFIMKYNFKEEEGVINGAYPDGFRPLGRAYKNALNLPSSPHFDTPWSGVEFYLASHLAYEGMIEEAKKVLKEIYERYALAGNFWDHLEWGSHYMRPLSAISVIPAFEGLKYDGFTNTLTITPNLEEIDWIFILPSAWGELKENNKEVKINVVHGELKVSKLYLKRKPIRITVNGESRNFRVIADMIELDKEIIAREGDEILMQLG
- a CDS encoding GH116 family glycosyl hydrolase, with amino-acid sequence MEFPSNCGIPIGSLGTGKIDFYKDLTIGNITIMNNWSNPLVSVKGFHIVDLNTNTFLQGNPARSSEIKFTVKTPEYIHADAFFPEVTYKIKNPNFTIRVFSPFIPGSLKDSSLPVIVFEVHGKGTIAISFPNITGSRRWGRVNYKVRRKINGVLMKNLRALQSDPAYGELFLGCEGCNVYVGHRHWIPAATEGMTEDLRVFDIKKLEKRDEIDKYEIQPYAREEISGIVWREVDGVVRFYLAWFFNGRPHHYPYGHYYENWFHSAVDVANYVHDKGLDVELDKSRDWINEAVRNSMYVLTYSWLTKDGRFAIYEDPKYSLLMNTIGGMTWDAVSFLLLELFPDLVKRMDEYFGQFIRYGEVPHDLGEESIEDPIYGASYPYAWNDLGPTWVLMIFRDYKYTDDIDFLRRNFDKMKSVIDWLVNRDEDGDGIPDSRGGFDNSYDGTYMYGASSYVGSLFTCALKAFIKAGEILGYDTSNYVKVLEKAKQTMLSLWNGKYFISWKHGEKQKDTCMNSQILGEFWCDLLESGSIVGDDKVTTALRSIYELNGRASPYCLVNSVNPDGSIDTSTDQMLSCWPRISFAVASHMILRGMVKEGLEIARKEWNTISNRYPWNQPSKINSFTGEHFGLPYYIGSLAIYLVKLALKKKGISIKD